A window from Pan paniscus chromosome 14, NHGRI_mPanPan1-v2.0_pri, whole genome shotgun sequence encodes these proteins:
- the LOC100987737 gene encoding mitochondrial import receptor subunit TOM6 homolog codes for MASSTVPVSAAGSANETPEIPDNVGDWLRGVYRFATDRNDFRRNLILNLGLFAAGVWLARNLSDIDLMAPQPGV; via the coding sequence ATGGCTTCCAGCACTGTCCCGGTGAGCGCTGCTGGCTCGGCTAATGAAACTCCCGAAATACCGGACAACGTGGGAGATTGGCTTCGGGGCGTCTACCGCTTTGCCACTGATAGGAATGACTTCCGGAGGAACTTGATACTAAATTTGGGACTCTTTGCTGCGGGAGTTTGGCTGGCCAGGAACTTGAGTGACATTGACCTCATGGCACCTCAGCCAGGGGTGTAG